Proteins from a genomic interval of Mycobacterium conspicuum:
- a CDS encoding DUF4873 domain-containing protein: MPELPGRNDFRGPTFHAARWDSAFDPAGKHVAVIGTDSAAGHHLPGLAERAASVSVFGHPPRRFVPAVSFWTSRATRWMRRRRASTEGPESQRPTTVGQAIEALTASGIRTRDGREHRADAIIYGTGFAAPDSRILGAGGLTIQQAWPDGMEPFTGVAVHGFPNYFLVSGPDTGAQARYIAECVGLMTATASGRIEVRRSSQQVFNERAHLNPAEPIPAAAAFDLSGIPATDTELKEIYDGAATLTIGDASHPVRVRLTGRIDPIDGHYHWQGTVFSPLVDPVSGKPDDALKQARAATLTVGNRSAPARIVEQTPWGTHSIAGVGAPPYPLNGR; encoded by the coding sequence ATACCAGAGTTGCCCGGGCGCAACGACTTTCGCGGACCGACGTTTCACGCGGCGCGGTGGGACAGCGCGTTCGACCCGGCCGGCAAACACGTCGCGGTGATCGGCACCGACTCGGCCGCCGGCCACCACCTGCCGGGGCTCGCCGAGCGCGCGGCGTCGGTCAGCGTATTCGGCCATCCACCGCGCCGGTTCGTTCCCGCGGTGTCGTTCTGGACGTCGCGTGCCACCCGCTGGATGCGCCGCAGGCGAGCAAGCACCGAGGGGCCCGAATCCCAAAGACCGACGACGGTCGGCCAGGCGATCGAGGCGCTCACCGCGTCGGGCATCCGCACCCGCGACGGGCGTGAGCACCGCGCGGACGCGATCATCTACGGCACCGGCTTCGCGGCTCCCGATTCGCGGATCCTCGGCGCGGGCGGGCTGACCATCCAGCAGGCCTGGCCCGACGGCATGGAGCCGTTCACCGGAGTCGCCGTTCACGGCTTCCCGAACTACTTCTTGGTCTCCGGGCCAGATACCGGGGCGCAGGCCCGGTACATCGCCGAGTGCGTCGGGCTGATGACAGCGACGGCCAGTGGCCGCATCGAGGTGCGGCGCAGCAGCCAACAGGTGTTCAACGAGCGCGCGCACCTCAATCCGGCCGAGCCGATACCGGCGGCGGCCGCGTTCGATCTGTCGGGCATCCCGGCCACGGACACCGAGCTCAAGGAGATCTACGACGGCGCGGCGACGCTGACGATCGGGGACGCCTCCCATCCGGTGCGCGTGCGGCTCACCGGCCGCATCGACCCGATCGACGGCCACTACCACTGGCAGGGGACGGTCTTCAGCCCGCTGGTGGACCCCGTGTCGGGCAAGCCCGACGACGCGCTCAAGCAGGCACGCGCGGCGACGCTGACGGTGGGTAACCGGAGCGCACCCGCGCGCATCGTCGAGCAAACACCGTGGGGCACGCACTCGATCGCCGGGGTGGGCGCGCCACCATATCCGTTGAACGGCCGCTGA
- a CDS encoding STAS domain-containing protein: protein MAFGRRTVSAVAESPSSLGIAVRVDDSVAFLTVDGVLDSNSSAALRDGIIKTTLQEPSAVIVNVSSLQVPAKSAWSAFLGVRWQADTPLDVPIVLVCANRATREAISSSGVARFMPVYATEKAALKAISQLGDRTVCRADAKLPPNLTSLRESRRLVREWLTGWSLPGLIPVALVVVNVFVENVLEHTGSDPVMRIETDGATATIAVSDGSNAPALRLASPKKGIDVSGLAIVDALSREWGSTPTSSGKTVWAVIGPENQL, encoded by the coding sequence ATGGCATTCGGGAGGCGCACGGTGAGCGCGGTGGCCGAGTCACCGAGCTCGCTGGGTATCGCCGTGCGCGTCGATGACTCGGTGGCCTTCCTCACGGTCGACGGCGTCCTCGACTCCAACAGCTCCGCAGCGCTGCGCGACGGGATCATCAAGACCACCCTGCAGGAGCCGTCCGCGGTCATCGTCAACGTCAGCTCCCTGCAGGTGCCCGCGAAGTCGGCGTGGTCGGCCTTTCTCGGCGTGCGGTGGCAAGCCGATACGCCGCTGGATGTACCGATCGTGCTGGTCTGCGCGAATCGCGCGACCCGCGAGGCGATCAGCAGCAGCGGGGTCGCCCGCTTCATGCCGGTCTATGCGACGGAAAAGGCGGCGCTCAAGGCTATAAGTCAGCTCGGCGATCGCACGGTGTGCCGCGCCGATGCCAAGCTTCCCCCGAACCTGACCAGCCTTCGCGAATCGCGCCGGCTGGTCCGCGAGTGGCTCACCGGCTGGTCGCTGCCCGGCCTCATCCCGGTCGCGCTGGTGGTTGTCAACGTGTTCGTGGAAAACGTTTTGGAGCACACCGGTAGCGACCCGGTGATGCGCATCGAGACCGACGGCGCGACCGCGACCATCGCGGTGTCCGACGGCAGCAACGCGCCCGCGCTGCGGCTGGCGTCGCCGAAGAAGGGCATCGACGTGTCCGGGCTGGCGATCGTCGACGCCCTGTCGCGCGAGTGGGGCAGCACACCCACCTCGTCCGGCAAGACCGTCTGGGCGGTCATCGGCCCGGAGAACCAGCTGTAA
- a CDS encoding TIGR03619 family F420-dependent LLM class oxidoreductase gives MRFSYAESLTDPSFYIPLAKAADQAGYHSMTIADSIAYPYESDSKYPYTPDGSREFLDGKEIVEAFVLTAALGAVTTNLRFNFFVLKLPVRHPAMTAKEASSLAVLTGNRLGLGVGTSPWPEDYELMGIPFAKRGKRMDECIEIVRGLTTGDYFEFHGEFYDIPKTKMSPAPTQPIPILVGGHADAALRRAARLDGWMHGGGSSPEELDRLIARVKKFREEEGKTGPFEIHVISTDAYTVDGIKRLEDKGVTDAIVGFRYPYILGPDPEPLENKIRNLERFAEKVISKV, from the coding sequence GTGCGGTTCAGCTATGCGGAGTCACTGACCGACCCTTCGTTTTACATCCCGCTGGCCAAGGCGGCCGACCAAGCCGGCTACCACAGCATGACGATCGCCGACAGCATCGCCTACCCGTATGAGTCCGACTCCAAATACCCGTACACGCCCGACGGCAGCCGCGAGTTTTTGGACGGCAAGGAGATCGTCGAGGCCTTCGTGCTGACTGCGGCGTTGGGCGCGGTGACGACGAACCTGCGGTTCAATTTCTTCGTCCTCAAGCTCCCCGTCCGGCATCCGGCAATGACGGCCAAGGAGGCGAGCTCACTGGCCGTGCTGACCGGAAACCGGTTGGGACTTGGCGTGGGCACCAGCCCATGGCCGGAGGACTACGAGCTGATGGGGATCCCGTTCGCCAAGCGCGGCAAGCGGATGGACGAGTGCATCGAGATCGTGCGGGGCCTGACCACCGGCGACTACTTCGAGTTCCACGGCGAGTTCTACGATATCCCGAAGACGAAGATGAGTCCGGCTCCTACGCAACCGATCCCGATCCTGGTCGGCGGCCACGCCGACGCGGCGCTGCGGCGTGCGGCGCGCCTGGACGGTTGGATGCACGGCGGCGGCAGCTCCCCGGAGGAACTCGACCGACTCATCGCCCGGGTCAAGAAGTTTCGCGAGGAAGAGGGCAAGACCGGGCCGTTCGAGATCCACGTCATCTCGACCGACGCCTACACCGTCGACGGCATCAAGCGCCTCGAGGACAAGGGCGTCACCGACGCCATCGTGGGCTTCCGGTATCCCTACATCCTCGGGCCCGACCCGGAGCCGCTGGAGAACAAGATCCGCAACCTGGAGCGGTTCGCCGAAAAGGTGATCTCGAAAGTCTAG
- a CDS encoding enoyl-CoA hydratase/isomerase family protein: MAAVEFATLEDQIALITLNRPERLNAIDGSLIDGVDAALDTLSAGGFRVAILTGAGRGFCAGADLSGTGQAWTTPASPSTPAFKVNYDAQVRLANLFTRIYEQDIPVIAAVNGVAVGGGLAFTLVSDVRVASEQARFGSAFIKAGFSSMDMGTSYLLPKLVGAGVARELMLTGRIIDAPEAYRIKLVHEVVAPDDLIPAAVRKAREIAENNAYGVWQTKIGLNAALDAPSLRHAIEIENRTQMLSGFTNNPVEAAKAHMEKRAPKWDTL, from the coding sequence ATGGCTGCTGTCGAATTCGCAACTCTCGAAGACCAAATCGCGCTCATCACCCTGAACCGGCCGGAGCGGTTGAACGCCATCGACGGTTCGCTGATCGACGGCGTGGACGCCGCCCTGGACACGCTCAGCGCGGGTGGATTCCGGGTCGCGATCCTGACCGGCGCGGGACGGGGCTTCTGCGCGGGCGCCGATCTGAGTGGCACCGGCCAGGCCTGGACCACGCCGGCGAGCCCGTCCACGCCGGCGTTCAAGGTCAACTACGACGCCCAGGTCCGGCTGGCCAACCTGTTCACCAGGATCTACGAACAAGACATTCCGGTGATCGCGGCGGTCAACGGTGTCGCCGTCGGCGGCGGGCTGGCGTTCACGCTGGTCAGCGATGTCCGGGTGGCGTCCGAACAGGCGCGGTTCGGTTCGGCGTTCATCAAGGCGGGCTTCTCGTCGATGGACATGGGCACCAGCTACCTGCTGCCGAAGCTCGTCGGGGCCGGGGTGGCGCGCGAACTGATGCTGACCGGACGCATCATCGACGCGCCCGAGGCCTATCGCATCAAGCTGGTGCACGAGGTGGTCGCGCCCGACGACCTGATCCCGGCGGCGGTGCGCAAGGCGCGCGAGATCGCCGAGAACAACGCCTACGGCGTGTGGCAGACCAAGATCGGCCTCAACGCGGCGCTGGACGCGCCGAGCCTGCGCCATGCCATCGAGATCGAGAACCGCACCCAGATGCTCAGCGGCTTCACCAACAACCCGGTCGAGGCCGCCAAAGCGCACATGGAAAAACGTGCACCGAAGTGGGATACGTTGTGA